Part of the Gemmatimonadota bacterium genome, TCCGGGCTCGGTCGAAGATGTGGAAGTCGCGGCGGACCACACGGGTTTCGCCCTGCACACGCACGTATGGGGCCGCCTGGAGATCGAGACGCCCCTGGTAGGACGTCACCAGGCGACGAATGCGGCGTTGGCCATCGAAGTGCTCGAGTACCTACCGGACGAGCTACGGCCTGACGCGGACGCGATTCGGGAGGGTGTGCGCGCGGTCGAGTACCATGGCAGGGATGAGATCATGGTCATCGACGGGTTGACCTGGCTGTTCGACGTGGCCCACAACACCGCAGGGATTCGCTCGCTGGTCGATACCGTCGATTGCCTCGAGCTGCCTCGACCGCTAGTCGCGCTGGTCGGGGTTCTGGGTGACAAGGACTGGCGAAGCATGCTGCCGCCACTCTTCTCGAGGACCGATGCGGCGGTGCTGACGCAACCGCCGTCGGCGCCGCCGGAGCGGCGGTGGAGCCCCAGGGAGGCGGGGGACGCGGTGCGGAAGATCACGCGGGTCACGATCGAGGACGACTTCGCGCGTGCGTTCGGGCAGGCTCGCCGTGAAGCCGGGCAGGGCACTGTGATCGTTGCGGGCTCCGTGCACACGGTCGGCAGCGCGCTACGACTGCTCGGGCGCGAGCCGTTGGCGGGGCTCTAGAAATGGCAAGCTCAGCCTTCTCGAGGCTTCCGGGGTTTCGCGACTTTCCTCCGGAAGACCTCGCGCTCCGCTCTCTGATTTTCGAAGCGTGGCGCCGGACCTCCCGGCGCTACGGCTTCGTGGAGTATGACGGTCCGCCGCTCGAGCCTCTCGATCTGTACGTGGAGAAGAGCGGGGAGGAGATCGTCGGGCAGTTGTACAACTTCGTCGACAAGGGCGACCGCAACGTGACGCTTCGCCCCGAAATGACCCCCTCCTTGGCGCGGATCCTCGGGGACCGCAGCCGCGGCATGAGCAAGCCGATCCGGTGGTTCAGTATCCCTCAGCTCTTCAGGTACGAGCGGCAGCAGCGTGGACGCCTGAAGGAGCACTTCCAGTGGAACATCGACATCATCGGTGAGTCCGGCGTCGCCGCGGACGTGGAGGTGGTCGCGGTCGGCATCGACGGGTTGCGAGCCCTCGGTCTGACGTCCGACGACTTCGTTGCGCGGGTATCCGATCGGCGGCTGTTGACCGCGCTGTTGAGGGCACTGAGAGTGTCGGCGGAGCAGCTCCCTGGCACGTTCGCACTCGTGGACAAACTCGAGCGTCAACCGAGAGACAAGTCCCGCGCTCACCTCACCGACGAGCTGGGCCTGGAGCCTTCCGCAGCGGACCGGGTGCTCGGACTCCTCGACGATTCCGGCATCGAAGCGCTCGCGGACCGCTTCGGGGACCGGGACGATGTGGGCGCGGCGCTGGAGCCGATCCGCGAGTACGTCGCGTCGCTCGAGGCGATGGGTCTCGGCGATTTCGTGGAGGTGGACCTCACGATCGTGCGCGGGCTCGCTTATTACACCGGCATCGTTTTCGAGATCTTCGATCGCAAGGGTGGACTGCGCGCAATCTGTGGAGGGGGACGCTACGATCGGCTGCTCGAACTCGTGGGGGGAGAGGCGCTCCCCGCGGTCGGGTTCGGCATGGGTGACGTCGTTCTGGGCGAGCTGCTCTCAGACCGCGGCCTGGTACCGGAATGGGAGCGATCTCTCGACTACTTCCTCGTGTTGATCTCGGAAGCGCAGAGGCCCGATGCTCTGCGGCTCGCGCATCGTCTTCGCGAGAGCGGTAGGACCGTGGCGTACCCGCTCAGCGAGCGGAGCGTGGGAAAGCAGATGAAGGTTGCCGCAAGGGAAGGAGCGCGAGAGGTCTTGATCGTTGGTCCGGACGAGCTGGCGCGTGACTGCGTGCTCGTGAGGGATATGGCGTCAGGGGAGGAACGCGAGATCCCGCTGGACGAGCTCACGTGAGCGAGCAGGCGCGCATCCAGCGAGAAGCGCAGGTGGCGCACGAGGTCGCTGCTCGCGCGATTCGACGACTCGATGCTCTCGAATGGGTGATCCTCGCCGGCGCCATGGTGTTGGCAATCGTGGGAGGTGCGGCCGTCGCGTGGTTGATCGCCCCGACCGTTGGGTTCGGCTTTCGACCTATCTGGACGGTGATGTCCGTGGTGCTGTTCGTCGTTCCCGGTGTCATCGCGAT contains:
- a CDS encoding histidine--tRNA ligase; its protein translation is MASSAFSRLPGFRDFPPEDLALRSLIFEAWRRTSRRYGFVEYDGPPLEPLDLYVEKSGEEIVGQLYNFVDKGDRNVTLRPEMTPSLARILGDRSRGMSKPIRWFSIPQLFRYERQQRGRLKEHFQWNIDIIGESGVAADVEVVAVGIDGLRALGLTSDDFVARVSDRRLLTALLRALRVSAEQLPGTFALVDKLERQPRDKSRAHLTDELGLEPSAADRVLGLLDDSGIEALADRFGDRDDVGAALEPIREYVASLEAMGLGDFVEVDLTIVRGLAYYTGIVFEIFDRKGGLRAICGGGRYDRLLELVGGEALPAVGFGMGDVVLGELLSDRGLVPEWERSLDYFLVLISEAQRPDALRLAHRLRESGRTVAYPLSERSVGKQMKVAAREGAREVLIVGPDELARDCVLVRDMASGEEREIPLDELT